Proteins encoded in a region of the Clostridia bacterium genome:
- a CDS encoding type VII secretion protein EccE, which yields MQELIAEMKKQGLLSSQGQPELSTLVDLLSRLRPDPEAVRALQAAAETAPKTLAKAARRLLHRWRSQGLAASGPAPGQTWTLKSVPRALEALVSHIDRRGDRFLFYAFSRPTDPYLVLLAVGRDTAGLTFAEVYQPANKRDYETLRQGVRRMEGFTFASVAPGYCRAWLHHYYRLNRKHNRPVPRDFELYRANLEPEETLPEPLVYRYLPADDVEAELQILLAGSDQLLEEKEMHSWALEGPAVEQAAERLRRQRESRLVISPLTARELADKVKTELLEEMFSPEFRKVYARRLEEMAFLFWETGRPASARRAVALARALTRGEKPAFIPFFRQLVERSLAAGPAEAAEMQISGPRLYLPGRSPVARP from the coding sequence GTGCAGGAACTCATCGCCGAAATGAAAAAGCAGGGTCTGCTCTCTTCCCAAGGGCAACCCGAATTGTCAACCCTGGTGGACCTCCTATCCCGGCTACGGCCCGACCCCGAAGCGGTTCGGGCGCTCCAGGCCGCGGCAGAGACTGCTCCCAAGACCCTGGCCAAGGCCGCCCGGCGCCTTCTGCACCGCTGGCGCAGTCAGGGTCTGGCGGCATCCGGGCCCGCCCCCGGCCAGACCTGGACCCTCAAGTCCGTACCCCGGGCACTCGAGGCCCTGGTCAGTCACATCGATCGGCGCGGCGACCGCTTCCTCTTCTACGCCTTCAGCCGGCCCACGGATCCTTACCTGGTGTTGCTGGCCGTGGGCAGGGATACCGCCGGCCTCACCTTCGCCGAGGTCTATCAGCCGGCGAACAAGCGGGACTACGAAACCCTGCGGCAGGGCGTGCGCCGGATGGAGGGCTTCACCTTCGCAAGTGTGGCCCCCGGCTACTGCCGCGCATGGCTGCATCACTACTACCGTCTGAACCGGAAGCACAACCGGCCCGTACCGCGCGATTTCGAGCTCTACCGCGCCAATCTGGAGCCGGAGGAAACTCTTCCCGAACCTCTGGTCTACCGCTACCTGCCGGCCGACGACGTTGAGGCCGAACTGCAAATCCTGTTGGCCGGGTCGGATCAGCTTCTGGAAGAAAAAGAGATGCACTCCTGGGCCCTGGAGGGCCCGGCGGTTGAGCAGGCTGCGGAAAGGCTGCGCCGGCAGCGCGAGAGCAGGCTGGTGATCAGCCCCCTTACGGCCCGGGAGCTGGCCGACAAGGTCAAGACCGAGTTACTGGAAGAAATGTTCTCCCCCGAATTCCGGAAGGTGTACGCCCGGCGGCTGGAGGAAATGGCGTTCCTCTTCTGGGAAACCGGCCGTCCGGCTTCTGCGCGCCGGGCGGTAGCCCTGGCCCGTGCGCTTACCCGGGGCGAGAAACCGGCCTTCATTCCCTTCTTCCGCCAGCTGGTAGAGCGAAGCCTGGCCGCCGGGCCGGCGGAAGCGGCAGAAATGCAGATCTCCGGCCCCCGCCTCTACCTGCCCGGCCGTTCGCCCGTAGCCAGACCTTAG
- a CDS encoding prolipoprotein diacylglyceryl transferase, with amino-acid sequence MLLDLDPYVFRIGAFGVRWYGLFMAASFLIGTWYLLREGRRRGWSEEFLLNLALLVIVCGVVGARLLFVAANFPHWFWQQPLQVFKVWEGGLAWHGGLAGGLLAAWGYARSRGTSIHALADLAVPGITLGYAAIRVANIFNQEVLGRPTEFWFGRWPAQPVAMALVLVLLARYFYLERKGVPAGYQFWSFVFYHQLLRAVIEESIRDMPLVLWGRVVEPWGLGFFTLAQVATPPVLLLAAYFLRRARAGDLKI; translated from the coding sequence TTGCTGTTGGACCTCGACCCTTACGTCTTCCGGATAGGAGCCTTCGGGGTACGCTGGTACGGGCTCTTTATGGCCGCCAGTTTCCTGATAGGGACCTGGTATCTCCTTCGCGAGGGAAGGCGGCGGGGATGGAGCGAGGAGTTCCTGCTCAACCTGGCGCTGCTGGTCATAGTGTGCGGGGTGGTCGGAGCCAGGCTGCTCTTTGTAGCCGCGAACTTTCCCCATTGGTTTTGGCAGCAGCCGTTACAGGTTTTCAAGGTCTGGGAGGGAGGCCTGGCCTGGCACGGAGGCCTGGCGGGAGGCTTGCTCGCCGCCTGGGGCTACGCCCGAAGCCGGGGAACAAGCATTCACGCCCTGGCCGACCTGGCCGTACCGGGGATAACCTTGGGTTACGCGGCGATCCGGGTGGCCAACATCTTTAACCAGGAGGTGCTGGGCCGTCCCACGGAGTTCTGGTTCGGCCGCTGGCCGGCCCAGCCGGTGGCCATGGCCCTGGTACTCGTTCTGCTGGCGCGCTACTTCTACCTGGAGCGTAAGGGCGTGCCCGCAGGTTACCAGTTCTGGTCCTTCGTGTTTTATCACCAGCTGTTACGGGCGGTAATAGAGGAGAGCATCAGGGACATGCCCCTGGTTCTGTGGGGACGGGTGGTGGAGCCCTGGGGCCTGGGCTTCTTCACCCTGGCCCAGGTGGCCACTCCGCCGGTGTTGCTGCTGGCCGCATATTTCTTGCGGCGGGCCCGAGCCGGGGATTTGAAAATTTAA
- a CDS encoding 4Fe-4S binding protein has protein sequence MAVIINVDECTGCGSCADVCPESAITVEDVATVDADKCTECGTCVDECVNEAISLPD, from the coding sequence ATGGCGGTCATCATTAACGTGGACGAATGCACCGGATGCGGCAGCTGCGCTGACGTGTGCCCGGAGAGCGCCATTACCGTAGAGGACGTGGCTACGGTAGATGCGGATAAGTGTACCGAGTGCGGCACCTGCGTGGATGAGTGCGTGAACGAGGCCATCAGTCTGCCCGACTAG
- a CDS encoding FapA family protein — protein MAEEVVVEGASLEEARSRAAAALGCSVEELKVEVLSEGKGGLWSRARVRIRARRAEEGQLDGRVWIEEGTVAVADPEPGGRPAVLGAGPHVRLWINEVPVGEPRPVTSLDQVRVEAEVVEGEVSVDVEVAPDGMSCVLRVRRKPREVYAVEDAEPSNRLTIRARVVESTLPPLSVEEVLARLAAAKVVYGVDREAVQQAVERGDGEPVVVARGTPPTPPVDAQIEYLFLARQEEFERQAPGRRRVFAVEPGEVLAVKKPPVAGTPGKDVHGRAVEPPPPRDAPLRAGNGTRLREDGLAVVATTVGRPERRGSLITVVPVYVVEGDADPREGPIKFKGDIVVQGDALDGTVIEAGGNLRVKGLVANATLTAGGSILVEGNVVGSKLKAGGMALVWEKWWSYWQEIDENVRDFLLALEQLREQWEKTRPEEERRIANGALIKVLLDTRYRQLPQQLEKARAATEELFEATGLEAEHPFREALGYLCHYLAEQGHMALASARELAERFELARQEAQALQQSALEAGKNANITAFYVQNSVLETTGQVVVNGKGCYNCSVYAGNGVVIGGVPGAFRGGQIISKGHVRVQQLGSPAEVRTFVQVPKHFTIRAVEAFPGVLLKAGSRVEKITAHMAVNLLGE, from the coding sequence ATGGCGGAGGAAGTGGTAGTGGAGGGAGCGAGCCTCGAGGAAGCGCGTTCACGGGCGGCCGCCGCCTTGGGGTGCTCGGTTGAAGAGCTGAAGGTGGAGGTCCTCAGCGAGGGCAAAGGGGGATTGTGGTCGCGAGCGCGGGTGCGCATCCGGGCGCGCCGGGCGGAAGAGGGGCAGTTGGACGGGCGGGTGTGGATAGAGGAGGGAACCGTAGCAGTCGCCGATCCCGAGCCGGGGGGACGGCCGGCGGTGCTGGGAGCGGGGCCGCACGTCCGGTTATGGATTAACGAGGTGCCGGTAGGGGAGCCGAGGCCGGTAACCAGCCTGGACCAGGTCCGGGTAGAGGCGGAGGTAGTGGAAGGAGAGGTTTCCGTAGACGTGGAGGTGGCGCCGGACGGCATGAGCTGCGTGCTCAGGGTCCGGCGGAAGCCCCGGGAAGTCTATGCCGTGGAGGATGCCGAGCCCTCGAACCGCCTTACGATCCGGGCCCGCGTGGTGGAGAGCACCCTTCCGCCCCTCAGCGTCGAAGAGGTGCTGGCACGCCTTGCCGCGGCCAAGGTGGTCTACGGCGTGGACCGGGAAGCGGTGCAGCAGGCGGTCGAACGGGGAGACGGGGAGCCGGTAGTGGTGGCCCGGGGTACGCCGCCCACGCCCCCGGTAGACGCCCAGATAGAGTACCTGTTCCTGGCCAGGCAGGAAGAGTTCGAGCGCCAGGCTCCGGGACGGCGGCGGGTTTTTGCCGTTGAGCCCGGGGAGGTCCTGGCGGTGAAGAAGCCGCCGGTCGCCGGCACGCCCGGCAAGGACGTGCACGGTCGGGCAGTCGAGCCTCCACCGCCCCGGGACGCTCCGCTGCGGGCCGGAAACGGTACCCGGCTGAGAGAGGACGGCCTGGCGGTGGTGGCCACCACGGTGGGAAGGCCGGAGCGGCGGGGGAGCCTCATAACCGTAGTGCCGGTGTACGTAGTGGAAGGCGACGCCGACCCTCGGGAAGGGCCGATCAAGTTCAAGGGCGACATCGTGGTCCAGGGCGACGCGCTGGACGGTACGGTGATCGAGGCCGGAGGAAACCTGCGGGTGAAAGGTCTGGTGGCCAATGCCACTCTCACCGCCGGCGGCAGCATCCTGGTGGAGGGAAACGTGGTCGGATCCAAGCTCAAGGCCGGGGGAATGGCGCTGGTATGGGAGAAGTGGTGGTCCTACTGGCAGGAGATCGATGAGAACGTACGGGATTTCCTGTTGGCACTCGAGCAGCTCCGGGAACAGTGGGAGAAGACCAGGCCGGAGGAGGAACGGCGTATCGCCAACGGAGCCCTTATCAAGGTGCTCCTGGACACCAGGTATCGGCAGCTACCCCAGCAGTTGGAGAAGGCCAGGGCGGCGACGGAAGAACTCTTTGAGGCCACGGGGCTGGAGGCCGAGCACCCCTTTCGGGAAGCGCTCGGCTATCTCTGCCACTACCTGGCCGAACAGGGGCACATGGCCCTGGCCAGCGCCCGGGAACTGGCAGAACGTTTTGAGCTTGCCCGGCAAGAAGCTCAGGCGCTGCAACAGTCGGCGCTGGAGGCCGGTAAGAACGCCAACATTACCGCCTTCTACGTGCAGAACTCGGTTCTGGAAACCACCGGCCAGGTGGTAGTTAACGGTAAGGGCTGCTACAATTGTTCGGTCTACGCGGGCAACGGGGTGGTGATCGGCGGGGTCCCGGGCGCCTTCCGTGGGGGTCAGATAATCAGCAAGGGCCACGTGCGGGTCCAGCAGTTGGGCAGCCCCGCGGAGGTCAGGACCTTCGTGCAGGTGCCCAAGCACTTTACGATTCGTGCGGTTGAGGCCTTTCCGGGGGTACTGCTCAAGGCGGGCAGCCGGGTGGAGAAAATCACTGCCCACATGGCGGTAAACCTGTTGGGAGAATAG
- a CDS encoding chemotaxis protein CheA, which translates to MGQYLSLFLEETEEQLQLMDQNLVLLEEHPEDLELLNRIFRAAHTIKGAAASMGFERLAGLTHAMEEVLDKLRQGRLAVTSRVVDVLLACLDVLRELKEEVSGGREQTVEVEDLVGRLRALTGGAGGDIRPVAKSAAGTRADLDLNDVERHLVEAAYLKGFRVWHLVVTLEEGCLMKAARAYIVYKNLEEIGEIIKTVPPAEDIEAERFDRTLSFVLVTREDADVAASVVKSTSEIASVAVEAVNLEAGEEKPAAVEAPTVAQASPSGKEELAARRAEDARSGQTVRVDVQRLDNLMNLVGELVIDRTRLAEVEASLQGRLGSSGLLETLEEISVHIGRITGELQEEIMKARMFPVEQVFSRFPRMVRDLAQKAGKEVNFVVEGRETELDRTVIEEIGDPLIHLLRNAIDHGIEPPEERERLGKPRRGTIELKAYHQENQIVITVSDDGRGMDAGAIRERAIGRGLVTAEQAARMSERDVLNLIFLPGFSTAETVTDVSGRGVGMDIVRNHLERINGTIDISTRPGRGTTFTIKLPLTLAINRSLLVRVEGLVLAFPLANVVEILEVSGSEVQYVHRQPVVVVRGEVLPLFSLGEVLGVKNGAEMERQQMAVVVAAISEKRLGFVVDELIGEQEIVIKPLGGYVGSIPGLAGATIMGDGSVALILDVRGLLAQTGGRLGPVAA; encoded by the coding sequence ATGGGCCAGTACCTAAGCCTGTTTCTGGAGGAAACCGAGGAGCAGCTTCAGCTCATGGACCAGAACCTGGTGCTTCTCGAGGAGCACCCGGAGGATCTGGAGCTTCTGAACCGGATTTTCCGGGCCGCCCACACCATTAAAGGGGCAGCCGCTTCCATGGGCTTCGAGCGGCTGGCCGGGCTCACCCACGCCATGGAGGAGGTACTGGACAAGCTTCGGCAGGGCCGGCTGGCGGTTACCAGCCGGGTAGTCGACGTGCTGCTGGCCTGCCTCGACGTCCTGCGAGAGCTGAAAGAAGAGGTGAGCGGCGGCCGGGAGCAGACGGTGGAGGTGGAGGACCTGGTAGGGCGGCTTCGCGCCCTGACCGGCGGTGCGGGCGGTGACATTCGGCCGGTGGCCAAGTCGGCGGCCGGTACGCGGGCGGACCTCGACCTCAACGACGTGGAGCGGCATCTGGTAGAAGCGGCCTACCTTAAGGGTTTCCGCGTCTGGCATCTGGTGGTGACGCTGGAGGAGGGCTGTCTCATGAAGGCGGCCCGGGCCTACATTGTCTACAAGAACCTGGAAGAGATCGGAGAGATCATTAAGACCGTGCCCCCGGCCGAGGACATCGAGGCCGAGAGGTTCGACCGCACCCTTTCCTTCGTGCTGGTTACCCGGGAGGATGCCGACGTGGCGGCCAGTGTGGTCAAGTCCACCTCCGAGATAGCCTCGGTTGCGGTCGAGGCGGTCAACCTGGAAGCGGGCGAAGAGAAGCCGGCGGCCGTAGAGGCTCCGACCGTGGCCCAGGCTTCCCCGTCCGGGAAGGAGGAACTTGCGGCCAGACGGGCGGAGGACGCCCGCAGCGGCCAAACCGTCCGGGTAGATGTGCAGCGGCTGGACAACCTAATGAACCTGGTGGGCGAACTGGTAATCGACCGTACCCGTTTGGCCGAAGTTGAGGCCTCGCTGCAGGGGCGCCTGGGAAGCAGCGGCCTTCTGGAAACCCTGGAGGAGATCTCGGTGCATATCGGCCGAATAACCGGAGAACTGCAGGAAGAAATCATGAAGGCGCGCATGTTCCCGGTGGAGCAGGTATTCAGCCGCTTCCCGCGCATGGTGCGGGATTTGGCCCAGAAGGCGGGCAAGGAGGTCAACTTCGTGGTGGAAGGCCGGGAAACCGAACTGGACCGGACGGTAATCGAAGAGATAGGAGACCCGCTGATCCACCTTCTGCGCAACGCCATCGACCACGGCATCGAGCCGCCGGAGGAGAGGGAAAGGCTGGGCAAACCCAGGCGGGGCACCATAGAGCTCAAGGCTTACCACCAGGAGAACCAGATCGTGATCACCGTGAGCGACGACGGCCGGGGCATGGACGCGGGCGCCATTCGGGAGCGGGCGATCGGCCGCGGCCTGGTCACCGCCGAGCAGGCGGCGCGGATGAGCGAACGCGATGTCCTCAACCTTATCTTCCTCCCCGGCTTCTCCACCGCCGAGACGGTTACTGACGTTTCCGGACGGGGCGTGGGCATGGACATCGTGCGCAATCACCTGGAGCGCATAAACGGCACCATAGATATTTCCACCCGGCCGGGCAGGGGCACCACCTTCACCATCAAGCTGCCGCTTACCCTGGCCATTAACCGCTCCCTCCTGGTCAGGGTGGAGGGTCTGGTGCTGGCCTTCCCCCTGGCCAACGTGGTAGAAATCCTGGAGGTCTCGGGGAGCGAGGTCCAGTACGTGCACCGGCAGCCGGTGGTGGTGGTAAGGGGAGAGGTACTGCCCCTTTTCTCGCTGGGCGAGGTGCTGGGCGTGAAGAACGGCGCGGAGATGGAGCGTCAGCAAATGGCGGTAGTGGTGGCGGCCATTTCCGAGAAGCGGCTGGGGTTCGTGGTAGACGAACTCATCGGGGAGCAGGAAATCGTGATTAAGCCTCTGGGCGGGTACGTGGGCAGTATCCCCGGCCTGGCCGGGGCTACCATCATGGGGGACGGCAGCGTGGCCCTCATCCTGGACGTGCGGGGATTGCTGGCCCAGACCGGCGGCCGCCTTGGGCCGGTGGCAGCATGA
- a CDS encoding CheB methylesterase domain-containing protein, giving the protein MIRAVAIAASTGGPTALQKIVPRLPAGFPAAVFVVQHMPPGFTHGLAVRLGELGELPVREAVDGEPVLPGQVLVAPAGRQTWVVRSEGDVKVRVGEAGPVPGAFRPSADVLFYSLAEAYGQEVLAVVLTGMGKDGLKGLARVKEKGGLILAQDEASSVVFGMPRVAIEAGLADLVMGLEEMAAAIVSLVLKKT; this is encoded by the coding sequence ATGATCCGGGCGGTCGCCATCGCCGCCTCTACCGGCGGCCCGACCGCCCTGCAGAAGATAGTTCCCCGGCTGCCGGCTGGATTTCCGGCAGCCGTTTTCGTAGTCCAGCACATGCCCCCGGGGTTCACGCACGGGCTGGCGGTCCGCCTGGGTGAACTGGGGGAACTGCCGGTGCGGGAAGCGGTGGACGGCGAGCCGGTACTGCCCGGGCAGGTGCTGGTTGCCCCCGCCGGGCGCCAGACCTGGGTGGTACGAAGCGAGGGAGACGTAAAGGTGCGGGTTGGAGAGGCCGGCCCCGTGCCCGGCGCCTTTCGTCCCTCGGCCGACGTACTCTTCTACAGCCTGGCGGAAGCCTACGGGCAGGAAGTACTGGCCGTGGTGCTTACCGGAATGGGCAAGGACGGCCTCAAGGGCCTGGCCCGGGTTAAGGAGAAAGGCGGCCTGATACTGGCCCAGGATGAGGCCTCGTCGGTGGTTTTCGGTATGCCCCGGGTAGCAATTGAGGCCGGTCTGGCCGACCTGGTGATGGGGTTGGAAGAAATGGCCGCCGCAATTGTCTCCCTGGTGCTAAAGAAGACTTAG
- a CDS encoding flagellar biosynthesis anti-sigma factor FlgM — MKIEGRGPVKPKQVYPVEETGPQSARGIGSRAQADEVRVSAEARLRQEMLSRLKGLPDVRSEVVRELGRKVAEGEYAVEPEKLAGTMLEEIARQRR, encoded by the coding sequence GTGAAGATCGAAGGGCGGGGCCCGGTGAAGCCCAAGCAGGTTTATCCGGTGGAGGAGACGGGGCCTCAGTCTGCGCGGGGTATAGGGTCCCGGGCCCAGGCAGACGAAGTCCGGGTTTCGGCCGAGGCGCGGCTGCGTCAGGAGATGCTGTCCCGCCTGAAGGGGCTGCCGGACGTCCGCAGCGAAGTGGTGCGAGAACTGGGCCGGAAGGTGGCAGAAGGAGAGTACGCCGTGGAGCCGGAGAAGCTGGCCGGGACCATGCTGGAGGAAATCGCCCGGCAGCGGCGCTAG
- a CDS encoding flagellar protein FlgN yields the protein MPDLLGGLMGLLEEQEALIRRLIELGREETRALKAEDLAGLSALIAEQEQCGRKLRELEVRRLSLQLELARQLGLVEGESSLQGLAERVGPGGEELVNAVKRLRRSFEELKELNRINRALVQQALTYINRVLALLGAGTGGYDHEGQVKVAPEQTRVNTVV from the coding sequence TTGCCGGATTTGTTGGGGGGGCTGATGGGGCTCCTGGAGGAACAGGAAGCCCTGATCCGGCGCCTTATCGAGCTGGGGCGAGAAGAGACCAGAGCCCTGAAAGCAGAAGATCTGGCCGGTCTGAGTGCGCTGATTGCGGAGCAGGAGCAGTGCGGGCGCAAGCTGCGCGAACTGGAGGTGCGCCGGCTGTCCCTCCAGCTGGAGCTGGCCCGACAGCTGGGCCTGGTAGAGGGTGAATCCTCCCTCCAGGGGCTGGCGGAGCGGGTCGGTCCGGGGGGAGAAGAGTTGGTGAACGCGGTGAAGCGGCTGCGCCGGAGCTTTGAGGAGCTCAAGGAGCTCAACCGGATAAACCGGGCCCTGGTGCAGCAGGCGCTGACCTACATCAACCGGGTGCTGGCGCTGCTGGGCGCGGGTACCGGAGGCTACGACCACGAGGGGCAGGTAAAGGTGGCCCCCGAGCAGACCCGGGTAAACACCGTAGTCTAG
- the flgK gene encoding flagellar hook-associated protein FlgK produces MPSLFFTLNIARRGLTAQQAAMNTSGHNIANANTEGYSRQRAVMQTTTPWPVPSVNMPVGAGQIGTGVEVALIERIRDTFLDRQIRNELQALGHWEQRSDALQQVEVVFMEPSETGLSTLLSQFWDSWQELSKYPESMPVRTTVIETAQALAEALRHTHQQLTTLRSDLNELIDLKVEEINTLARQIADLNQQIFTITAAGMSPNDLLDRRDLLLDQLGKIVAITVEPVTIDHGGQTVDTGAVRVRLQSGYIDADADSVYDPGEEVTIVDWGAKAFVHELQVGEDGGIEWQKKDVAGNDVGLPQDVAGALGGELEGLLYARDILVQGYLSDLNQFASGLAGVVNTQHRRGLGLDQLGDRDFFVAGTGGSVDASNIEVNPDLAANPAKLAAGLWRAEIDSLAGDAQVGPGVEHSLLYRVEVSGGQLRLQESSDGGTTWQYVGGSTTWEADQQVTVGDQETGETLSFLCGSGAPADGTYAVTFRNEVASGDGTNALAIAQLRREKIAELDGFTFDDYYKNLIARLGVASNEAQRMAENQNVLVEQLNQRKESISGVSLDEEMVNLIQYQYAYQAAARVITVVDEMLDTIINRMAQ; encoded by the coding sequence GTGCCTTCTCTGTTCTTTACCCTGAACATTGCCCGCCGGGGATTGACCGCCCAGCAGGCGGCGATGAACACTTCCGGCCACAACATCGCCAACGCCAACACCGAGGGCTACAGCCGCCAGCGGGCGGTGATGCAGACCACCACTCCCTGGCCGGTGCCCTCGGTGAATATGCCCGTAGGTGCCGGGCAGATCGGCACCGGCGTTGAAGTGGCACTTATCGAGCGCATCCGCGATACCTTCCTGGACCGGCAGATCCGGAACGAGCTGCAGGCCCTGGGGCATTGGGAGCAGCGCAGCGACGCCCTGCAGCAGGTGGAAGTGGTGTTCATGGAGCCGAGCGAGACCGGCCTGTCCACCCTTCTCTCCCAGTTCTGGGATAGCTGGCAGGAACTGAGCAAGTACCCCGAGAGCATGCCGGTGCGCACCACGGTCATCGAGACCGCCCAGGCCCTGGCCGAGGCCCTGCGCCACACCCACCAGCAGCTTACTACCCTCAGGAGCGACCTCAACGAGCTAATCGATCTCAAGGTGGAAGAGATAAACACCCTGGCCCGGCAGATCGCCGACCTCAACCAGCAGATCTTCACCATCACGGCGGCCGGCATGTCCCCCAACGACCTCCTGGACCGGCGCGATTTGCTGTTGGACCAGTTGGGCAAGATCGTCGCCATCACCGTGGAACCGGTGACCATTGATCACGGAGGCCAAACCGTTGACACCGGGGCGGTAAGGGTTAGACTCCAATCCGGATATATAGACGCGGATGCCGACAGCGTTTACGACCCCGGCGAAGAAGTGACGATTGTGGACTGGGGTGCAAAGGCGTTCGTCCACGAGTTGCAAGTGGGCGAGGATGGCGGGATCGAGTGGCAGAAAAAGGATGTTGCGGGAAATGACGTAGGATTGCCCCAGGACGTGGCGGGGGCACTCGGCGGGGAACTGGAGGGGCTGTTGTACGCCCGCGACATCTTAGTGCAGGGGTACTTGTCTGACCTCAACCAGTTCGCATCGGGTTTAGCCGGGGTGGTAAACACGCAGCATCGGCGAGGCCTGGGTCTAGACCAATTGGGTGATCGTGACTTTTTTGTGGCCGGCACCGGAGGTAGCGTAGACGCGAGCAATATCGAAGTTAACCCGGATCTGGCCGCTAACCCCGCGAAACTGGCCGCTGGGCTTTGGCGCGCCGAGATAGACTCCCTGGCCGGCGACGCTCAGGTGGGTCCGGGCGTTGAACACAGCCTCCTGTACCGGGTGGAAGTATCGGGAGGGCAGCTGCGGTTACAAGAGAGTTCCGACGGCGGTACTACTTGGCAGTACGTAGGCGGAAGCACTACCTGGGAGGCAGACCAACAGGTCACGGTAGGGGATCAGGAAACCGGCGAGACCTTGAGCTTTCTCTGCGGGTCCGGTGCTCCAGCCGATGGCACCTACGCGGTGACCTTCAGAAACGAGGTGGCCTCCGGTGACGGCACTAACGCCCTGGCCATCGCCCAGCTTCGGCGAGAGAAGATAGCGGAACTGGACGGCTTCACCTTTGACGATTACTACAAGAACCTCATCGCCCGGCTGGGGGTGGCCTCCAACGAGGCCCAGCGCATGGCGGAGAACCAGAACGTGCTGGTGGAGCAGCTGAACCAGCGCAAGGAGTCCATTTCCGGGGTATCGCTGGATGAGGAAATGGTCAACCTCATCCAGTACCAGTACGCCTATCAGGCGGCGGCTCGGGTCATCACCGTGGTAGACGAGATGCTGGACACGATCATCAACCGGATGGCACAGTAA
- a CDS encoding molybdenum cofactor guanylyltransferase, whose product MGQPKALLRLGGNTIIERVVGVAAGVCREVLLVSNEPGAYARLGLPVVTDRFLGRGPLAGIHAGLLAATWDRSLVLACDLPFLEAPLLRGLLEASCGFDVAVPVVRGYPEPLVGVYSRDCLPAVEEVLSLSERPKVTDFFSRVRVCYVPEAEVAKWTDVRKAFFNINTPADLARAGLWA is encoded by the coding sequence ATGGGGCAACCCAAGGCACTGCTGCGGCTGGGCGGCAACACCATAATCGAGCGGGTAGTAGGAGTGGCCGCCGGCGTGTGTCGGGAGGTCTTGCTGGTGAGCAACGAGCCCGGAGCCTATGCCCGGCTCGGGCTGCCGGTGGTCACCGATCGCTTCCTCGGACGCGGCCCCCTGGCCGGTATTCATGCCGGGCTGCTGGCCGCAACCTGGGATCGGAGCCTGGTCTTGGCCTGCGACCTGCCGTTTCTCGAGGCTCCCCTCTTGCGGGGCCTGCTGGAGGCCTCCTGCGGATTTGACGTGGCGGTGCCGGTGGTCAGGGGCTACCCGGAACCCCTGGTAGGGGTCTACTCTCGGGACTGCCTGCCGGCCGTAGAGGAGGTTCTTTCCCTGAGCGAACGGCCAAAGGTGACCGATTTCTTCTCCCGGGTGAGGGTGTGCTACGTGCCGGAGGCCGAGGTCGCCAAATGGACGGACGTGCGCAAGGCCTTCTTTAACATTAATACCCCGGCGGATCTGGCCCGGGCCGGCCTTTGGGCCTGA
- a CDS encoding chemotaxis protein CheW: MEAGQGIKGVERQLVAFELAGETYGVDINWVHEIIRMQAVTRLPRTPVFIEGVINLRGRIIPVIDLRKRFGLPPKEQTPDTRIMVVEMAGVTVGMIVDAVSEVVRLSAESIEPPPPMMHGIDTAYLEGVGKWEERLVILLNLDRVLRQAEQEQLAEAAQAL, translated from the coding sequence ATGGAGGCAGGCCAGGGGATCAAGGGGGTCGAACGCCAGCTTGTGGCCTTTGAGCTGGCCGGGGAGACCTACGGCGTGGACATCAACTGGGTGCACGAGATCATACGCATGCAGGCGGTTACCAGGCTGCCGCGCACCCCGGTGTTCATCGAGGGGGTAATCAATCTTCGGGGCCGGATCATCCCCGTGATTGACCTGCGCAAACGGTTCGGGCTACCGCCCAAGGAGCAGACCCCGGATACGAGGATTATGGTCGTGGAGATGGCCGGGGTCACGGTGGGCATGATCGTGGACGCGGTTTCCGAAGTGGTGCGGCTGTCGGCGGAAAGCATCGAGCCGCCGCCGCCGATGATGCACGGCATCGATACCGCCTACCTGGAGGGCGTGGGAAAGTGGGAGGAACGCCTGGTAATACTGCTTAACCTGGACAGAGTGCTGCGTCAGGCCGAACAGGAGCAGTTGGCCGAAGCCGCGCAGGCGCTCTAG